One part of the Pseudomonadota bacterium genome encodes these proteins:
- a CDS encoding DUF2298 domain-containing protein, with amino-acid sequence MQNLGLLDLLLWLLVLEVLSFAVLPYIAWMAPKAPDRGYGLSKVCGVFVFSGLCWLLTLWGLAGEGNSIIILTFVVLIFAGYIGYARGLLSMRELRELLRRFAVPVEGVFLGLTLFFAIVRFFNPEIFWGEKPMDSTLLNFFVRNDHLPPQDPWAAGSSMSYYYLGIYFIAALLKLTGISVAVGYNLAISTIAGLIGSSLFGLLLLLTRAKSFAAYGAAFLVLASDPEVLRLVFVDGKKINFDTFWASTRVFTAPCFLEYTSWSLLFADLHAHVIAIPFAVTVLGLAALVFLDGASRYSLHGAFLRALLGCMVGALFGINTWDFITFGAVVGILVVTARIPLFWTPPNHTDGTKSLGEIALVTLFTRAGAFLWDALIIGVCAWLAVYLYRLGANFRPAGGWGWVYHPEFNSFLKLLRVLGYWMVGTLLSISVIALLRTPKAKKFSVPNYLLAALLFMVTVLPLLLSISKGIGHQPWGTVLYCAIVVAGAYLALWARYDSDEKKLVCIFVSFAAFLIVMLELFYLLDRMNTLFKGYMAVWILAGISTLVCAYYAFQMLGLYGGRRVRRCATAVPAIFATLILLGTAFNIWATVTLDRAPKRHYTLDGLAYLPDMDIYRDDAQAIAWLNKNVKGIAVIVEAQGDSYREFTRIAMHTGLPTVMGWEHHVRQRGLSDVEVPVRKKAIRTIYTSEDLELTKGYLAQYGVDFVVIGAIERTSYRPLILSKFDEHPEIFTKVASFGKTDIYRTYLSKFNPSYMSGFNR; translated from the coding sequence GTGCAAAACCTTGGTTTGTTAGATCTCCTACTCTGGCTCCTTGTGCTTGAGGTGCTCAGCTTTGCTGTGTTGCCCTATATCGCCTGGATGGCCCCTAAGGCACCCGACCGTGGGTACGGCTTATCTAAGGTATGCGGGGTCTTCGTTTTTTCTGGGTTGTGTTGGCTTTTAACCCTGTGGGGACTTGCGGGCGAGGGCAACAGCATCATTATTCTGACCTTTGTTGTGCTTATATTCGCCGGCTATATCGGATATGCTCGTGGGCTACTCTCAATGCGCGAACTGCGCGAACTGCTGAGGCGTTTTGCCGTGCCTGTAGAGGGTGTTTTCCTGGGCCTGACTCTATTTTTCGCAATTGTTAGGTTTTTTAACCCGGAGATCTTCTGGGGCGAGAAGCCGATGGACTCAACGCTCCTTAACTTCTTCGTTAGGAACGATCACCTGCCGCCACAGGATCCGTGGGCAGCAGGGAGCTCGATGAGCTACTATTATCTAGGGATCTATTTTATCGCAGCACTCCTCAAGCTAACCGGAATATCGGTTGCAGTTGGATATAACCTCGCTATTTCAACCATAGCCGGCCTGATCGGATCGTCGCTATTTGGGCTGCTGCTCCTACTTACACGCGCAAAGTCATTTGCAGCCTACGGCGCAGCTTTTCTGGTTCTAGCGAGCGATCCTGAGGTGCTACGGCTCGTATTTGTCGACGGGAAGAAGATTAACTTCGATACCTTCTGGGCCTCAACGCGCGTTTTTACGGCACCCTGTTTTCTTGAATACACCTCCTGGTCGCTGCTATTTGCAGACCTGCATGCGCACGTTATAGCGATTCCATTTGCGGTAACTGTGCTTGGTTTAGCAGCACTTGTCTTTCTTGATGGGGCTAGCCGGTATTCGTTACACGGTGCCTTTTTGCGCGCCCTACTTGGCTGCATGGTAGGAGCCCTTTTCGGTATCAATACCTGGGATTTTATTACCTTTGGTGCGGTGGTCGGAATCCTAGTCGTAACGGCCCGTATTCCGCTTTTTTGGACGCCACCAAACCATACAGATGGAACCAAGAGCCTTGGAGAGATAGCGCTCGTAACGCTCTTTACCCGCGCGGGCGCCTTTCTCTGGGACGCGCTTATTATCGGCGTATGCGCATGGTTAGCTGTCTATCTATATAGGCTCGGCGCTAACTTCAGGCCAGCAGGGGGCTGGGGCTGGGTCTATCACCCTGAGTTTAACTCGTTCCTGAAGCTTCTGCGGGTGCTTGGTTACTGGATGGTTGGAACGCTGCTCTCGATCTCAGTTATCGCTTTATTACGCACACCTAAAGCGAAAAAGTTCTCTGTACCGAATTATCTACTTGCCGCACTCCTGTTCATGGTAACGGTGTTGCCGCTTCTGCTTAGTATCTCTAAAGGTATCGGACATCAACCGTGGGGCACAGTTCTATACTGCGCAATCGTTGTAGCTGGTGCTTATCTTGCACTATGGGCGCGTTACGACTCAGATGAGAAGAAGCTTGTCTGTATATTTGTTAGCTTCGCTGCATTTTTGATCGTTATGCTGGAGCTATTTTATCTCCTTGACCGCATGAACACCCTCTTTAAAGGGTATATGGCGGTCTGGATCTTGGCGGGTATTTCAACTCTAGTCTGTGCGTACTACGCCTTTCAAATGCTAGGGCTTTACGGTGGGCGAAGAGTTCGACGATGCGCCACCGCGGTACCTGCCATCTTCGCTACCTTAATCCTGCTAGGGACTGCCTTTAATATTTGGGCAACGGTAACGTTAGATCGAGCTCCTAAGCGTCACTATACTCTAGATGGCCTCGCCTATCTTCCGGATATGGACATATACCGCGATGATGCCCAAGCGATCGCATGGCTGAATAAAAATGTTAAGGGCATCGCAGTAATCGTAGAGGCGCAGGGTGATAGCTATCGTGAGTTCACCCGTATCGCCATGCATACAGGGCTTCCCACCGTGATGGGTTGGGAGCATCACGTTAGGCAACGTGGCCTATCAGACGTGGAGGTCCCCGTTAGAAAAAAGGCGATTCGTACAATTTATACCAGTGAAGATCTAGAGCTTACCAAGGGATACCTGGCGCAGTACGGCGTAGATTTTGTTGTGATAGGTGCGATTGAGAGAACAAGCTATCGCCCGCTCATTCTGTCCAAGTTTGATGAACATCCGGAGATCTTTACGAAGGTGGCATCGTTCGGCAAAACCGATATCTACCGCACCTACCTTTCCAAGTTTAACCCGTCGTATATGAGTGGATTTAATAGATGA
- a CDS encoding alpha/beta fold hydrolase — translation MPLVESTFKPSAIVRNATLQTVLPSIARRTAMQPFFREILELADGDMLELDWLRSNQTTLAVINHGLEGSTKSSYVRGMAHALQLAGFDVLAWNMRGCGSARNRLATWYHSGQSDDLRAVLAYAHSKHIGPIVLIGFSVGGNILLKYLGEERRSISPRIKAAVAISVPMDLRGSADVLAKPSNALYMRYLLKPLRSRMIEKAARFPELFNLSGLSEMRTFREFDARFTAPLHGFDSVDHYWDSCSSKHYLAGISIPTLAVSALDDPFLSPECFPSEEARSSRSLYLETPQHGGHVGFISSLNLRTTWTEERTVQFLANPL, via the coding sequence ATGCCACTTGTTGAATCTACATTTAAGCCTAGCGCTATCGTTAGAAACGCAACGCTACAGACCGTCCTACCATCGATCGCACGTCGTACTGCAATGCAGCCCTTCTTTCGCGAGATACTGGAGCTAGCAGATGGCGATATGCTTGAGCTCGACTGGCTCCGTTCTAATCAAACTACCCTCGCAGTTATTAATCATGGACTTGAGGGCTCAACCAAAAGTAGCTATGTACGGGGCATGGCGCACGCCCTGCAGTTAGCGGGCTTTGATGTGCTGGCCTGGAATATGCGGGGATGTGGCAGCGCGCGCAACCGACTCGCCACTTGGTATCATAGTGGTCAGAGCGACGACCTGCGTGCCGTCCTGGCTTATGCGCACTCAAAACATATTGGCCCTATAGTTCTGATCGGTTTTAGCGTCGGGGGGAATATCCTTCTTAAGTATCTGGGAGAGGAGCGCCGTAGCATCTCTCCCCGTATTAAGGCCGCTGTGGCCATCTCTGTACCGATGGATCTGCGCGGCTCCGCCGATGTATTGGCAAAACCTTCTAACGCCCTCTACATGCGCTATCTCTTAAAGCCGCTCCGGTCTCGTATGATAGAGAAGGCCGCTCGATTTCCAGAGCTGTTTAATCTTAGCGGTCTTTCAGAGATGCGTACCTTTAGAGAGTTCGACGCTCGCTTTACAGCTCCTCTGCACGGCTTTGACTCCGTTGATCACTACTGGGATAGCTGCAGCTCAAAGCATTATCTTGCTGGCATCTCAATCCCCACCCTGGCTGTCAGCGCCCTGGACGATCCATTTCTATCCCCTGAATGCTTCCCATCTGAAGAGGCCCGTTCAAGTCGCTCCCTCTATCTTGAGACCCCGCAACACGGCGGCCATGTTGGGTTCATCTCCTCCCTTAATCTCCGTACAACTTGGACCGAGGAGCGAACTGTTCAGTTTCTTGCTAACCCCTTGTAA
- a CDS encoding MFS transporter produces the protein MFKLCVLSMRSRGRLWWNLPVCVAIATLSGVMGIVMPMLMPYWVKYGLTPGMIWFLQGAFAVTLALCIIPTGYLADVKSRKACLMIGVALCLVGDLIYAYGSSFGEFLTAEILLGVGMAFTAGADGALLYDTLVVRKESKSFACWAAWGAAGMFVVSALANLSSGFLVEINERLPFLVSASFMVLQLLLVFTLKEPPTIKEKRLVSVRQLAGVFRFCILENFKLRWIIVAWSVLGVGSWLVVWFYPIYFAGSGWSVKEQGRIFAFYQLVAAVASLAARRFKNTHSVLSSIFVGFAICLVLGHMLFGLLLVSWGFLFGALHQVCRGAVPVVFSSALHHQTPSHIRATVSSIQGALATALYGVVNLRLGYAAEAFGFQAVLLSVGLGVAGISVLVWAYRPRAM, from the coding sequence ATGTTTAAGTTGTGTGTTCTTTCTATGCGTTCTCGTGGGCGCTTGTGGTGGAATCTGCCGGTGTGCGTTGCTATTGCAACGCTCAGTGGTGTGATGGGGATCGTTATGCCGATGCTCATGCCGTACTGGGTTAAGTACGGGCTGACGCCCGGCATGATCTGGTTTCTGCAAGGGGCGTTCGCTGTCACTTTAGCGCTCTGCATTATCCCTACGGGATATCTGGCAGATGTTAAAAGCCGCAAGGCGTGTCTCATGATCGGTGTGGCGCTGTGTCTCGTAGGAGATCTGATCTATGCCTATGGAAGCTCCTTTGGGGAGTTTCTAACGGCGGAGATCCTGCTCGGTGTTGGTATGGCCTTTACGGCCGGTGCGGATGGAGCGCTGCTCTACGATACCCTCGTGGTTCGTAAAGAGAGCAAGAGCTTCGCGTGCTGGGCTGCATGGGGGGCTGCTGGCATGTTCGTTGTCAGCGCTCTTGCTAACTTGAGTAGCGGGTTCCTTGTCGAGATTAACGAGCGCTTGCCGTTCCTGGTTTCAGCGAGCTTTATGGTACTCCAGCTTTTGCTGGTCTTTACCCTAAAGGAGCCGCCGACAATCAAGGAGAAGCGTTTGGTGAGCGTCAGGCAACTAGCAGGGGTGTTTCGTTTCTGTATCCTAGAGAACTTTAAGTTACGATGGATTATCGTAGCGTGGAGCGTTCTAGGGGTAGGTTCGTGGCTTGTAGTTTGGTTCTATCCGATCTACTTCGCGGGCTCTGGATGGTCGGTTAAGGAGCAGGGTAGGATTTTTGCGTTCTATCAGCTCGTAGCCGCAGTTGCGTCGCTTGCGGCCAGGCGGTTCAAAAACACTCACTCGGTGCTATCTAGCATCTTTGTGGGGTTTGCGATCTGTCTGGTGCTTGGCCACATGTTGTTCGGTCTACTGCTTGTATCCTGGGGGTTTCTCTTTGGAGCGTTACACCAGGTATGTCGAGGAGCGGTGCCGGTTGTCTTTAGTAGTGCGTTGCACCACCAGACACCGTCACATATCCGAGCAACCGTATCGTCGATTCAGGGGGCGTTGGCAACAGCGCTCTATGGAGTCGTCAATCTGAGGCTCGGGTATGCTGCAGAGGCGTTCGGTTTTCAAGCGGTTCTGTTGTCGGTAGGCTTGGGAGTTGCGGGTATCTCCGTACTAGTCTGGGCATATCGACCAAGAGCCATGTAG
- the hemW gene encoding radical SAM family heme chaperone HemW, giving the protein MIERPFSLYIHVPFCSKKCPYCDFNTYATPALPELEYVDALCRELSSYRADARFITRPIRSIFFGGGTPSLLSPEAIGRIISYAGELFALDCDAEVTLEANPSQPERARYEGYRSNGVNRISFGVQSFDAARLKLLGRDHSAEDASNAVGMAVAAGISNVSIDIIFGVPEQSIDQLRYDLACAVALPITHLSTYALTIEQGTPFFQRERRGLLHMPPEDDVVEMLRIIPHDLAAAGFKRYEISNYTKHNYESVHNSAYWVGQDYLGIGAGAHSYVATYNGEQRVSADRWSTFALPAEYMKRVAAGSALSWRETLDSKALSFEFFYLGLRRSEGVSKLAFERYFGEPYAVHYGELIEQLQEGSFIQEEGDAIKLTEKGIALSDSIFERFV; this is encoded by the coding sequence ATGATTGAGCGCCCGTTCTCGCTCTATATTCATGTGCCGTTCTGCTCTAAGAAGTGCCCGTACTGCGATTTTAACACCTACGCTACGCCAGCTCTTCCGGAGCTTGAGTATGTCGATGCGCTATGTAGGGAGCTCTCGTCTTACAGGGCAGATGCGCGCTTTATTACCAGGCCGATACGTTCGATATTTTTTGGAGGAGGAACGCCCTCACTCCTTAGTCCGGAGGCTATAGGAAGGATTATCAGTTATGCAGGAGAGCTCTTCGCGCTCGATTGCGATGCTGAGGTCACATTAGAAGCGAATCCATCGCAACCTGAACGTGCACGTTATGAAGGCTACCGTTCGAATGGAGTAAATCGGATAAGTTTCGGCGTGCAGTCCTTTGACGCTGCGCGCCTTAAGTTGCTCGGTAGGGATCACTCCGCAGAGGATGCAAGCAACGCTGTAGGAATGGCGGTAGCTGCAGGGATTTCAAACGTAAGTATCGATATTATCTTCGGAGTTCCTGAGCAGAGCATCGATCAGCTCCGCTATGACCTTGCATGCGCAGTGGCGCTCCCCATCACGCACCTTTCAACTTATGCGCTCACGATTGAGCAGGGTACTCCATTTTTTCAGCGAGAGCGGCGTGGGCTACTACACATGCCACCTGAGGATGATGTAGTGGAGATGCTCCGTATTATTCCACACGATCTAGCCGCCGCCGGATTTAAGCGCTACGAGATCAGTAATTATACCAAACATAATTACGAGAGTGTTCATAATAGCGCCTACTGGGTTGGGCAGGACTATCTCGGCATCGGTGCCGGTGCACACAGCTATGTAGCGACCTATAACGGGGAGCAACGGGTCAGTGCCGATCGCTGGAGTACCTTCGCTTTGCCCGCAGAGTATATGAAGCGCGTTGCTGCGGGCTCGGCGCTCTCGTGGCGTGAGACCCTAGACAGTAAGGCCCTGAGCTTCGAGTTCTTTTATCTAGGGCTACGCCGGTCAGAGGGGGTCTCAAAGTTGGCCTTCGAGCGCTACTTCGGTGAGCCTTATGCAGTGCACTACGGCGAGCTTATAGAGCAGCTTCAAGAGGGCAGCTTCATTCAGGAAGAGGGGGATGCAATTAAGCTCACTGAGAAGGGAATCGCGCTCTCAGATTCTATCTTTGAGCGCTTCGTATAG
- the secA gene encoding preprotein translocase subunit SecA, giving the protein MLVYLAKKIFGTRNDRILKSLKPVVMKINDLERTFEPMSDEDLRAQTTLFKERLANGETIDSLLPEAFAVVREASRRVVGMRHFDVQLIGGAILHKNMIAEMRTGEGKTLVATLPSYLNALTGKGVHVVTVNDYLAKRDAEWMGRIHTFLGLSVGCVYHGMNEEEKKLAYDADITYGQNNEFGFDYLRDNMKFSASEMMQRGHYFAIVDEVDSILIDEARTPLIISGPAEESTDKYLQINKIVPHLVKGSDFEMDLKSKQPNMTESGIKNAERLLGVDNLYDPSNIEALHHLTQALRAHTSFERDVDYVVQNGQVIIVDEFTGRLMPGRRWSNGLHQAIEAKEGVQVARENQTLASITFQNYFRMYEKLGGMTGTADTEAAEFKQIYTLEVALIPTNRNMLRRNHVDLVYRSRREKYDAVVHDIAEIHAKGQPILVGTISIDQSEHLSKMLTANNVPHNVLNAKQHQREAEIIAQAGSFGAVTISTNMAGRGTDILLGGNPEFLAASEAKTRDPNDVAFQQALVRHQESCKQEHQRVVEAGGLFVMGTERHESRRIDNQLRGRAGRQGDPGESRFYISLEDDLMVRFQGERLQQLMSRMGWEEGMALDNSLMSRTIEGAQKRVEAMHFESRKHVTEYDDVMNKQRQVIYNLRARILRNEGVRAEIIEILDDLIEASVQNICDQRSKPMDWDLAKLAEHFKFITGREFEFPSELSLDQQSVFDTLRERARELYEGHAAEQSAKLVGLSAIGVAPQLNRGAIEQGTLIGFEFVEQDTMLEGVDSHWRQHLQEMDYLREGIGLRGYAQKNPLHEYQKEGFVLFQAMLEEMKTNAVRRLMYHDVPAVEQVVAHIEEERRRHAEREKQMQLTHGTEVEEGEDTEQPEQSVGGQRLPEDERTRLEAQRKARRKASRR; this is encoded by the coding sequence ATGTTAGTTTACCTGGCAAAAAAGATATTCGGCACTCGTAACGATCGTATCCTCAAGTCCCTTAAGCCGGTCGTCATGAAGATTAACGATCTCGAGCGCACGTTTGAGCCGATGAGCGATGAAGATCTCCGTGCTCAGACTACGCTCTTTAAGGAGCGGCTCGCCAACGGAGAGACGATCGATTCTCTTTTACCGGAAGCCTTTGCGGTTGTGCGTGAAGCCAGCCGTCGTGTGGTTGGCATGCGGCACTTCGATGTGCAGCTTATCGGTGGCGCAATTCTGCATAAAAATATGATCGCTGAGATGAGGACCGGAGAGGGCAAGACCCTCGTAGCGACGTTGCCCTCCTATCTTAATGCGCTAACTGGCAAGGGGGTGCACGTTGTAACCGTCAACGACTACCTCGCTAAACGTGATGCTGAGTGGATGGGTAGGATTCATACATTTTTGGGCCTCTCGGTTGGCTGTGTCTATCACGGCATGAACGAGGAGGAGAAGAAGCTGGCATACGATGCCGATATAACTTACGGACAGAATAACGAGTTCGGATTCGACTACCTGCGCGATAATATGAAGTTCTCGGCGAGCGAGATGATGCAGCGTGGGCACTACTTCGCAATAGTTGACGAAGTAGATTCAATCCTAATCGATGAGGCGCGTACTCCACTCATCATATCGGGGCCAGCTGAGGAGTCGACCGATAAATACCTGCAGATTAATAAGATCGTACCGCACCTGGTTAAAGGTAGCGATTTTGAGATGGATCTTAAGAGTAAACAGCCCAATATGACCGAGAGCGGAATCAAGAACGCTGAGCGATTACTCGGCGTTGATAATCTCTACGATCCATCGAACATAGAGGCTCTGCACCATCTGACCCAAGCGCTACGCGCGCACACATCATTTGAGCGCGATGTTGATTATGTGGTCCAGAATGGGCAGGTCATTATCGTTGATGAGTTTACCGGACGTCTGATGCCTGGGCGCCGCTGGTCAAACGGGCTACATCAAGCGATTGAGGCCAAGGAGGGTGTGCAGGTAGCGCGCGAAAACCAAACACTCGCTTCGATTACCTTTCAGAACTATTTCCGCATGTACGAGAAGCTCGGCGGTATGACCGGTACAGCAGACACGGAGGCAGCAGAGTTTAAGCAGATATATACCCTTGAGGTTGCGCTTATTCCGACCAACCGTAACATGCTTCGTCGCAACCACGTTGATCTGGTTTATAGGTCTCGTCGTGAAAAATACGACGCAGTTGTGCACGATATCGCCGAGATTCACGCTAAAGGTCAGCCGATCCTGGTTGGTACTATCAGTATAGATCAGAGTGAGCACCTCTCTAAAATGCTGACCGCTAATAACGTTCCGCACAACGTGCTAAACGCCAAGCAACATCAACGAGAGGCTGAGATTATTGCGCAAGCTGGCAGCTTTGGCGCGGTTACGATCTCAACCAATATGGCGGGACGCGGTACGGATATCTTGCTTGGAGGAAATCCTGAGTTCCTAGCAGCTTCTGAGGCTAAGACCCGCGATCCAAACGACGTGGCTTTTCAGCAGGCCTTGGTGCGTCATCAAGAGAGCTGCAAGCAGGAGCATCAACGAGTAGTTGAGGCGGGCGGCCTGTTTGTAATGGGCACGGAGCGACACGAATCAAGACGTATCGATAACCAGCTGCGGGGTCGTGCAGGCCGTCAAGGAGACCCGGGCGAATCTCGATTCTACATCTCACTTGAAGACGATCTGATGGTCCGCTTTCAGGGCGAACGGCTACAACAACTTATGTCTCGTATGGGTTGGGAGGAGGGCATGGCGCTCGATAACTCCCTGATGAGTCGCACCATAGAGGGCGCGCAAAAGCGTGTTGAGGCGATGCACTTTGAGAGCCGTAAGCACGTCACTGAATACGATGACGTTATGAATAAGCAGCGGCAGGTGATCTATAATCTGCGCGCGCGAATTCTTCGTAATGAGGGGGTGCGCGCAGAGATTATTGAGATCCTGGACGACCTGATAGAGGCCTCAGTTCAGAATATATGCGATCAACGCAGCAAGCCGATGGATTGGGACCTGGCCAAGCTAGCAGAGCACTTTAAGTTTATTACTGGGCGTGAGTTTGAGTTTCCAAGCGAGCTTAGCCTCGATCAGCAGTCGGTCTTTGACACTCTGCGCGAGCGAGCACGAGAGCTTTATGAAGGTCACGCGGCCGAGCAGAGCGCAAAACTTGTCGGACTGAGCGCCATCGGGGTTGCGCCACAGCTTAATCGGGGTGCAATTGAGCAGGGTACCTTAATAGGGTTTGAGTTTGTTGAGCAGGATACGATGCTTGAGGGGGTTGATTCTCACTGGAGGCAGCACCTGCAGGAGATGGACTATCTGAGAGAGGGTATCGGACTACGCGGCTATGCCCAGAAGAATCCGCTCCATGAGTATCAGAAGGAGGGCTTTGTGCTCTTTCAAGCGATGCTTGAGGAGATGAAGACCAACGCGGTGCGCCGTCTTATGTATCACGACGTTCCCGCGGTAGAGCAGGTCGTGGCACATATCGAAGAGGAGCGCCGCCGACACGCCGAGCGTGAGAAGCAGATGCAGCTTACGCACGGTACTGAGGTCGAGGAGGGGGAGGATACAGAGCAGCCTGAGCAGTCAGTAGGTGGGCAGCGATTGCCTGAGGATGAGCGTACTCGACTGGAGGCTCAGAGAAAGGCTCGCCGCAAAGCCTCACGGCGATGA
- the argF gene encoding ornithine carbamoyltransferase — translation MKGITKISDLSVKELNSIIEMADRFRVGRSQGISESLPLAGRFVALVFEKPSLRTKVSFEVATAALGGHPIFLSSEQIFASGGNQAGRESVPDIGRNIERFCDVIIARVFRHETIALLSAAVKVPVINALCDQHHPCQAIADVVTMEQFSARRGSGLKVSYIGDGNNVATSLVQACVMRGHSVAVASPAGYEVPIREQEATHSLRVNNEQSIEFVREPSAVIEDADIVYTDTFISMGQEDQRAARLEAFKGYQVNRDLMVKAPVHVKFMHCLPAHRGEEVTDEVIDSAQSIVFDQAESRLHVAKAVLAWSLGS, via the coding sequence ATGAAAGGTATAACGAAGATCTCAGATCTCTCTGTAAAGGAGCTTAACTCTATTATTGAGATGGCGGATCGTTTTCGAGTCGGGCGTTCGCAGGGCATATCCGAGTCTCTCCCCTTGGCGGGGCGCTTTGTGGCGCTTGTGTTTGAGAAGCCCTCACTTCGAACTAAGGTAAGTTTTGAAGTTGCAACCGCTGCCTTGGGTGGCCATCCGATCTTTCTCTCTAGTGAGCAGATCTTTGCGAGTGGAGGAAATCAGGCCGGCCGAGAGTCTGTGCCTGATATCGGTCGCAATATTGAGAGGTTCTGTGATGTGATCATAGCCCGTGTTTTTCGACATGAGACCATCGCTCTTTTGAGCGCGGCGGTGAAGGTTCCGGTTATTAATGCCTTATGCGATCAGCACCATCCGTGTCAGGCCATTGCAGATGTTGTAACTATGGAGCAATTCTCTGCACGTAGAGGCAGTGGGCTGAAGGTTTCCTATATCGGGGACGGTAATAACGTTGCTACATCCCTGGTTCAGGCCTGTGTGATGCGTGGGCATAGTGTGGCGGTGGCGAGTCCGGCTGGCTACGAGGTACCGATTAGGGAGCAGGAGGCCACGCATTCATTACGTGTTAATAATGAGCAATCGATTGAGTTCGTAAGGGAGCCGAGCGCCGTAATTGAGGACGCCGATATCGTCTACACCGATACATTTATCTCGATGGGGCAGGAGGATCAGAGGGCTGCTCGTCTCGAAGCCTTTAAGGGCTATCAGGTTAATAGAGATCTGATGGTAAAGGCCCCTGTTCACGTGAAGTTTATGCATTGTTTGCCAGCTCATAGGGGAGAGGAGGTTACAGATGAGGTGATCGATTCAGCTCAATCGATCGTATTTGACCAAGCGGAGAGTCGACTCCATGTGGCCAAGGCGGTATTGGCCTGGAGCCTTGGCTCCTAG
- a CDS encoding YaeQ family protein encodes MAPKSTIYHFSIDLSDMDRGVYQSLKLPVALHPSESPEFMLTRVLAWALEFEEGIAFSPGVGSPEEPTLSIKALDGTYNSWIEIGAPDSERLHKATKIAKRVAVYCHRSADNVFQQLLQKQIYRGAEVPLYSFEEGFISLLVRALERRNKMSVSRSDQTIYVALNGQDLSSHIMERRLA; translated from the coding sequence GTGGCACCCAAGTCAACTATATATCACTTTTCAATCGATCTCTCAGATATGGACCGCGGGGTATATCAGAGCCTTAAGTTGCCGGTAGCGTTACACCCCTCGGAAAGCCCTGAATTTATGCTCACAAGGGTTCTGGCATGGGCCCTTGAATTCGAAGAGGGTATAGCTTTCTCCCCCGGGGTCGGCTCACCAGAGGAACCAACGCTCTCAATCAAGGCGCTGGACGGCACTTATAACAGCTGGATCGAGATCGGAGCACCAGACTCAGAGCGACTTCATAAAGCGACTAAAATAGCTAAGCGTGTGGCGGTATACTGCCACCGCTCTGCTGATAACGTATTTCAGCAGTTGCTGCAAAAACAGATCTATAGAGGTGCGGAAGTTCCCCTATATTCATTCGAAGAGGGCTTTATCAGCTTACTGGTCAGAGCGTTAGAGCGCAGAAATAAAATGAGCGTATCACGCAGCGATCAGACCATCTACGTCGCTCTTAACGGCCAGGATCTTTCCTCCCATATTATGGAAAGAAGGCTTGCCTGA